Part of the Pedobacter roseus genome is shown below.
TGCTTATGGCCGATGAGCAAATACAAAACGCGGAAATTTTAAACCTGGTTTACGTACGCGAAGAAAACCTGGGCGGTGGGGGAGATTATATGTTAGAAAGTTTTAGGGGCGAATTTAAAAATCATAAACTGTGGTTATGTAACGTAACCGAATTTGTTTTTAAACAGCTGCCTGAAAAGATTTACTTTAAAGAGATATAGACAATTTATTTAACGGTCTTTATTATGATTAATCAAACTCAGATGTTCTAAGGTGGCTTAGGTGGTCAAAAAATAACGATGAATATATTTTAGTGTTAAGATCTTAACAAGCTATCTGTTAATACACTAATTCAACAGTATATCTACCTTGTTTAATAACGAATCCATCTCAAATGGTTTTTCCATAAAGTCGTTTGCGCCCGCATCAAGCGCTGATTGCCTGATATCCCTGCTTGCAGAAATCATTAAAATGGGAATTTCCTTAAACTCAGGATCGTTTTTTAGCTGTTTGCAGATGTCTCTTCCATCATGACCGCTCATCCAGATATCGAGCAAAATTAAATCTGGTCTGTTTTTAACTGCATCAATTACAGCCCCGCCATCATAGGTAAATTCAACATCGTAGCCCATCACTTCCAAAATCATCGTTACAGCATCAACAATACCCTCGTCGTCGTCTGCAATGAGTATTTTCTTATTTCCCATTTTGTAATTTTATTTCCATATAGTTTTGTTTCGCAATAGGTAAATGAGAAGATGATTGATGGCGTATATGATTAATGCCGTAAAGATGCTTTTTGTTTTAAAAAAAACGAATATTTATTTAAAGAATTTTATCTCAAATATTGACTAATGTCAAGCAACAGAAGCTGGTTCTTTTATTCTCATTATGGTGAATTAACTGATAATTTATTATACATCATGCATATTCGTACATTAATATTTTATATTTACAGCGTTAATTCAATTGAATTAGGTTTAATAGCCAAAAATGGATAGTATAAATATTAAGAAGTTAGCAGAAGCTTTAAATCTATCTACTTCTACAATTTCGAGGGCATTTAGGGATAATAGCGACATTAGTTACGCTACTAAGGCACTTATACTCACCAAGGCTAAAGAATTAAACTACCAGCCTAACCATTATGCCAGTAACTTAAGGGAGCAGAAAAGTAAAACCATTGCTGTTATTGTTCCTGAGCTGGCCAACAACTATTTTTCGCAGGCCATTCACGGTATCGAACGGGTGGCGAGGGAAAATGGTTACCATATTCTCATTTATGTAACCGACGATGATTATCAAAAAGAGGTTACTTTTATCCGCCACTTGCATAATGGCAGGGCAGATGGGATTGTGATGTCGGTTTCGGGCGAGGCTAACGATCACAATTACCTGAATAAATTCGGAGCAAAGCGGTTACCGCTGGTATTTTTCGACAGGATTTACGAAGACATTAAAACGCCCAGGGTAATTACCAACGATTATAACAGCAGTTTTCTGGCCACAGAACATTTAATAGAGCAAGGTTGCAAAAGGATCGCATACCTGGTGGTAAATAAAAGTTTATCCATTGGTAAAACGCGTATGCAGGGGTATATTGATGCACTTGCCAAACACGGGGTACCTTTTGAAGAAAACCTGATTGTAGATTGCAGCAACAGTTACGAAGAAAATAGCGTAATTATAAAAGACGCCCTAATACAATTAAAACCAGATGGTATTTTTACCTCGGTAGAACGTTTGGCTTTTGCCACTTATTATGCCTGTTACGATCTCAACATCAGCATCCCTAAAGATTTAAAAGTGATCAGTTTCTCCAGTCTGGAGATTGCGCCACTGTTAAATCCTTCGCTCACCACCATTACCCAGCCCGCTATAGAAATAGGGGAGCAGGCCGCCAAATTATTGTTCACCATTTTGGATGATAATGCCGATAAAAACCAGTCGAAAGAGGTGGTTTTAACCTCCACAATTATCAAGCGGAATTCGACTTCAAAAGGCTAAAAAAATCTCCAAAAAACAGCCGTTTTTAAAGCCTTATTTTTTCAAAAAAATTCTTCACTTAGTGTAAAATACGCAGAATTCTGACCGATTTTCGGGAACGTTCCCGAAAGATGACGGAATTTTGATCTATCTTTTTCGGGAACGTTCCCGAAAAACACCCTGAAAATGGCTTAGTGTAAAATTTACACTTTAAAATCAAATTTAACATTTTTATTTAATTGATAATCAATTAAATAATAAATTAACAATTAATTAATGTGATTTTTTAGGCTAGTCTAAAAGTCTTATTTTGTGATGTTTTTGAAACCCCGTTTTTTATCCGAAATATATTTTTTAAATAAATTTTGAAATCTCATTAACAGCTGTAAATTAGGCCTATGTGTAAATCACTATAATATTTAACCAAATTTTTATACTTAAACGAGCTTCAAATATGAGAGTATTTTACCTGTTAAAACAGGGGCTTTTGGTGCTGTTGGTTTTTTCAGCATTAATGGTAAAAGCACAAACCGGATCAGTATCTGGTAAAGTGCTTGACGAAACCGGCCTGCCACTGCCCGGTGCTTCTGTAATTGTAAAAGGTACAACAAGAAGTACATCGACAGATGGCAATGGTGTTTTTAAACTTGCAGGTTTATCGAATGGTTCGGTTACCCTATCGGCAAGTTTTATCGGTTATCAAACCCTTGATAAAACAGTTAGCGTTTCGGCAAATGCGACTGTTAGTTTTCAATTGGTGCCCGATGCCCAAAAACTGAACGAGGTAGTGGTAATTGGTTACGGTACAGCTGAAAAGAAAAACCTAACCGGTTCTATCACAACCGTAAATTCGAAAGATTTTCAAAAAGGTACCATTACTACACCTGAACAATTGATCCAGGGTAAGGTAGCTGGCGTAAACATTATTTCAAATAGCGGTCAGCCAGGGGTAGGAAGTACCATCCGTATCCGTGGAGGTGCTTCACTTAATGCAAGTAACGATCCTTTGATTGTAATTGACGGAGTGCCATTCAGCGGTAACTCTATCGGTAATGCGCCAAGCCCGTTATCATTGGTTAACCCGAACGATATCGAAACCTTTACTGTTTTAAAGGATGCAAATGCAACAGCCATTTATGGTTCGCGGGCATCAAACGGGGTAATTTTAATTACCACCAAAAAAGGTGCGTCAGGTGCTCCAGTGTTTAACTTTAGCACCAACAATTCTATTGCTACGGTTGCTAAAAAGGTCGATATTCTTTCTTCAGGTCAGATCCGCGATTTCGTAAACGCGAATCCAAATGCAAGTTATGATGATGGTAAAAAATTTACTTCGTTACTAGGCGGTTCGAATACCGATTGGCAGGATGAAATTTATCAGAATGCATTTTCTACCGATAACAGTTTAAGCATTGCAGGCTCGTTTAAAGGCGTTCCTTACCGTGTTTCTGCTGGTTATTTAGATCAGCAAGGTCTTTTAATTACCGATCATTTTTCGCGTGGTACTGGTGCAATCAGCATTTCGCCAAAATTATTTCAGGATCACTTAAAAATCGACTTAAACTTAAAAGGTGCTTTAACCCAGTCTCATTTTGCTAACGCAGGTGGTGTGGGTGCCGCTATTCAGTTCGATCCAACACAATCGGTAAATGCAAACAATAACTTTGGTAACTATTTCGAATGGTTAAGAAGCGACGGTACGGTAAACCCGAATGCACCGCGCAACCCGGTAGGTTTAATCAGGTTGAACGATAATAACGGTAATGCCGAAAGAAGTTTTGGTAATGCACGTTTCGATTACTCTTTCCATTTTTTACCAGAATTGCACGCCAATTTAAATTTAGGTTACGATTTATCTAAAGGTTATGGTGAGGTACGTGTTCCTGTTTATGCCGCACAGAGTATTTCAACTTCAGGATCATATACCAATTCTTTGAATACAGAAACCAACAAACTTTCTGAATTTTACTTAAACTATGCACATACGGTAGAAAGTATTAAAAGCCGTTTTGATGTAACTGCAGGTTACGGTTATTACGATAACTCAAAAACCGGTTTCAATTTTACTTCTTACAAAGGAACCGGCGAAGCTTTGGTTACTCCTGTTTTCCCTTTCTCTACCGATCGCGATAAATTACTTTCTTACTACGGAAGGTTTATTTACACCCTGGCCGATAAATATATTTTATCCGGAACATTAAGGGCTGATGCTTCTTCTAAATTTGCAGAGAAAAACCGCTGGGGTTATTTTCCTTCGGCTGCTTTTACCTGGAGAATTTCGAACGAAAATTTCTTGAAAAACAGTACATCAGTTTCTGATTTAAAACTCCGTTTAAGTTACGGTCAAACAGGTAATAAAGATGGTATCGGTTATTACGATTACCTTTCAAAATATTATGCCAACAGCAATACCGGCCAATACCAGATCGGCAATACTTTTTACAACTATTATACTCCTGCAGCTTACGATCCTGACTTGAAATGGGAAACGACTACCACTTACAATGCTGGTTTGGATTATGGTTTTATGAAAGGCCGTTTGTACGGAAGTATCGATGTGTATTACAAAAAAACCTCTGATCTATTAAGCAAAATCAATATTCCGGTTGGTACCAACTTTAACAACGAGTTAACTACAAATGTGGGTAATATGGATGTTAAAGGTGTTGAGGGAAGCTTAAATTTCTCGGCAATTAAAACCGAAAACACCAGCTGGGATTTTGGTGTAAACATTGCATACAACAAAAGAAAAGTAACCAATTTAACCTTAAACCCTGATCCGGCTTCGAAAGTTGGTGCTGGCGATATTACAGGTGGTACCGGTGTTACCTTAAAATACAATGCGGTTAACCAGATTCCCGGATCGTTTTTCGTGTACAAACAGGTATATAATGCTGATGGAAAACCTTTAGAAGGTGTTTATGAAGATCTGAATAAAGACGGCGTGATCAATACCAGCGATCAGTATTTTTATAAATCTCCTGATCCGAACATTACCCTGGGTTTCAATACTTCTTTTTCTTACAAGAAATGGAGTTTTACCACATCACTTAGGGCAAACTTTGGCAATTATATATATGATAACGTTTCTTCAAACTTTGGTGTGAGGGCAAATATCTTAAGTCCGGCAGGTGTTATTAACAACGCATCTACAGATTTTCTGGCAACCAATTTCCAGAACAACCAGTTTTTGAGCGATTATTATATTAAAAACGCTTCATTCCTGAAAATGGACAATGCAGGTATTTCTTACAATGCCGGCAAGTTATCTAAAACCGGAACAGCCTCGTTAAGAATATCGGCAAACTGCCAAAATGTTTTTACCGTAACTAAGTACAATGGTATAGATCCTGAGTTGAGCGGTGGTATTGATTATAACCTATATCCGCGCCCACGCACGTATACTTTAGGTTTTAATGTTGGTTTTTAATAAGGAGACAAAAAATGAAAAACTCATTTAAAATAATATTGGCATCAGGTGTTTTATTGTTGTCATTAAATTCATGCAAAAATGAAAATTTAAACGTATTGCCCACTAACGATGTTACAGCGGCAACCGTTTATGCTACTCCCGCAGGTTATAAACAAGGTTTGGTTAAACTATATGCAGCTTATGCATTAACCAGTTCTACCGGATCGGATAACAGTGATATTGGTGGATTGAACTCTGGCTTCGCAGATTTCCTGCGTTTATTCTGGACTTCACAAGAGCTGGTAACCGATGAGGCAATCTGTGCCTGGGGAGATACGGGTATTCCGGAGTTGGATTACAGCACGCCAAGTGTAGATAACCAGTTTTTAAGGGGATTATACTCGAGAAGTATTTTACAGATTACGGTTTGTAACGAATTTCTTCGCGAAAGTACACCTGAGAAATTGGCTTCACGTAACATTACAGGTGCCGATGCTGCAGATATTACCAGATACCGTGCAGAAGCCCGGTTTTTACGAGCTTATCAATATTGGGTACTTTTAGATGCCTTTGGTAATCCGCCTTTTGTTACCGAAAATGATGATATCGGTAAAGTTGCACCAAAACAAATTCAGAGAGCAGCTCTTTTTACTTATATCGAATCAGAACTAAAAGCAATTGAAGGTGATTTGGCAAATGCGCGTGGCAACGAATATGGCCGTGCAGATAAAGGTGCTGACTGGGCTTTACTGGCCAGGTTATATTTAAATGCACAGGTGTATACCGGTACAGCAAAATATACTGAAGCCATTACTTACTCAAGCAAGGTGATTGCTGCTGGTTATAGCCTAAAATCCAATTATATGGATCTTTTTAAAGCGGATAACAACATCAATAATACCGAAAACATCTTAACCATTAATTATGATGGCGTAACAGGTACCAATTATGGAGGCACTACATTCCTGATCAATGCAGGTATTAATGCCGATATGGGTACAGCTTCTTATGGTGTGCCAAACGGTGGTTGGGGCGGTAACAGGACCCGTCAGAATTTGCCGGCATTATTTCCTGATGCAAACGGAACTTTAGATAAACGCGGTACTTTTTTCGGTGCAAAAAATACAGTTGATGAAGTTGGTGTTTTTACCGATGGATTGCGTGTTACAAAGTTTAAAAACATCATTGGTACAAGTACCATACCTCCATCGTTAAATGGAACATTCAGCTCTTTGGATTTTGCCATTTTCCGCCTGGCCGAACAGTATTTGATTTACGGAGAAGCTGTTGCCCGTGGTGGTTCAGGTGGTGATGCTAATACAGCGCTTAGCTATGTTAATGCCTTACGTCAACGTGCTTATGGCAATGCGTCAGGTAATCTGACTCCAGCCGCCTTAACTGTCGATTTTTATCTGGATGAGCGTGGCCGCGAATTATACTGGGAAGGTCACCGTCGTACCGATTTAGTACGTTATGGCAAGTTTACCGGTGGTACTTACTTATGGCCATTTAAAGGTGGGGTTAAAGCCGGAACATCTATTCCAGCTTACCGCAACATCTATCCACTTCCGGCGGCAGATTTAATTGCCAATCCGAATCTGGTTCAAAACACAGGTTATTAATCTTAATATTTTAATAAGATATGAAATCAATATTTTTCAAAACCTTAGCCCTTTGCTTTGTAGCACTATCGCTTTGGTCGTGTAAAAAAGACGAAACCCAAACGGTTTCAACTATTGGGGCAGCAGGCACACTTACGGCTTCTGCTACTACCTTGAGTTTAGTACAGGCAAATGGTGCGCAGGCCGCATTAACATTAAGCTTTCCACTGGCTACTTCATCAGGTTACGTGGTGCCGGTAAACTCCACCTTACAGTTCGCTTTAAAAGGCACTAATTTCGCTGCTCCGAAAGAAGTAGTGGTTACCGCAAAAACTTATGCCCCAACCGTAACCGACTTCAACACGATGATTTTGGCCTTAGGTGGCAAAGTTGGAGAGACTGCACAGATTGAGGTAAGGTTAAAATCGGGCGCAGCAGTAAACGATTTAACTTATTCAAATGTAATTACGTTAACCGCTAAGCCTTATCTGGCATCAGCCTGGGTTTATGTTCCCGGTGCTTATCAGGATTGGATTCCGGCAACTGCCGATAGTTTGGTATCACTAACCAGTAATGGAATTTATACTGGTATTATTAATTTTCCTACAGGTAAATTGCTATTCAAGGTTACACCAGCGAAAAACTGGACTTCAGAATATGCAGACAATGGTGGCGGGAAATTTTCTAATCAAGGTGGTAATTTTGATGTTCTGACTGAAGGTTTAAAAAAGTTAACCTTTAACACCAATGATAAAACTTGGAAAATGGAAAACATAAAGCCATGGTCAGTAATTGGGGAGGCAACCCCTGGTGGCTGGGGTACTGATACCGACATGAAATATACAAACGATGGGTCTGAAAGCTGGAAAATCACACTGAATTTAACTGCTGGTGAATACAAATTTAGAGAGGATCATAAATGGGATAATAATTTAGGCGTTAAAGATGGTAAATTCCAAACTAATGGCGACAATTTAAAAATTGCAGCAGCAGGAAACTACACTATAACCCTTAATACCAAAGTACCTTCATACAGCATTGTTAAAAATTAATCATTAACTAAAATCCCCCTGCTTAGATTTTTTGATCTTTGCAGGGGTTTTAAACCTTATAAAGTTTTAGCATGATAAAATCACTTACTTCCAATACGTTTTCATCCGTTACTTCTACTTTAAATGCTCAAACTACAATCCTTGCAAATGCGCGGGGATTTAAAAAAATACTTATTATACTTTTTGCGATATTTAGCAGCATCAATCTGTTTGCCCAAAAGCTTGAACGGGTAGAACCGATGTTCTGGTTTACAGGCATGCACAATCCTATGTTGCAATTGCTGGTTCATGGCGAAAACATTGCTTCAAGCTCGGTTTCCTTAACTTATCCGGGGGTAAAACTTGTAAAGGTTAACAAAGTTGAAAACCCGAATTATTTATTTCTCGATTTAATAATTGCTCCGGCGGCTAAAGCCGGAAAATTCCCGATTAACTTTGCCGTTAACGGAAAAAAGATATTTACTTACACCTACGAATTAAAAAACCGCGATAAAAGCGCAGGCAGGATTCAGGGTGTAACCAACAAAGATTTTATCTACCTGCTGATGCCCGATCGCTTTTCGAACGGCGATAAAAGCAACGATGTGGTGCAGGGCTTAACCGAAACCGCATTAAACCGCGACAGCATGTACTACCGCCATGGTGGTGATATCCAGGGCGTAATCAATCACCTCGATTATCTGAAAGATTTAGGAATTACGACCGTTTGGATGACCCCGGAAGTAGAAAATGACATGCCACACGCTTCTTACCATGGTTATGCGGTAACCGATCACTACAAAATAGATCCCCGTTATGGTACTAACGCACTTTACAAAAAATATGTAGAGGTTGCGCATGCCAAAGGATTAAAAGTAATTAAAGATATTGTACACAACCACATTGGTACCCAACATTGGTTTTATAAAGATTTACCAATGAAAAGCTGGTTAAACCAATGGCCAAAATATACACAAACCAGTTACCGCGATCAAACGGTGATGGATATCCATGCTTCTGCTGCCGACCGAAAACAGATGTTAGATGGATGGTTTGTGCCTTCAATGCCCGATTTAAATCAACGTAATCCTTTCGTACAAAATTACCTGACTCAAAACCACATCTGGTGGATTGAATATGCAGGTATTGATGGTTTACGCCTGGATACCTACGGTTATAACGATCCGGTTTACATGGCCGATTGGGCTTTAAAATTGCAGGCAGAATTTCCACACTTATCCGTATTTGGTGAAACATTGGTGACCGCGGTGGCCAACCAGGCTTTCTTTACGGGTGGCAATACCGTTAACCGCGGTTTCGATACCCATCTTCAGGGCATTACCGATGCTACTTTAAAAGATGCCATTTATGAAGGCATAAATGGCAAAAACGGTTGGGTAGATGGCATTAACCGTTTGTATGCAACCCTTGCGCACGATTTTCTGTACAAAAACCCGAACACCAACTGTATTTTTCTGGATAATCACGATATGAGCCGTTTTTACTCGATGGTGGGAGAGGATTTTGATAAATACAAAATGGGAATGAGCATCTTGTTAACTATGCGGGGCATACCTCAAATGTATTACGGAACAGAAATCCTGATGAAAAACTTTTCCAATCCGGATGGGCTAATCCGTTCTGATTTTCCAGGGGGATGGGAAGGCGACAAAAAAGATAAATTCATTGCCGACGGACGTACAAATAAAGAGACTGAGGCTTTCAATTTTGTGAAAATACTGGCTAATTTCCGCAAAAACAGTCCGGCCTTGCAAACAGGTAAATTGATGCAGTTTGTGCCACAGGATGATATTTA
Proteins encoded:
- a CDS encoding DUF6717 family protein, yielding MERAIRFYKNAKYEWYADIPEWGGNIEDLQMVEGADELLNWIAAAENECKLLMADEQIQNAEILNLVYVREENLGGGGDYMLESFRGEFKNHKLWLCNVTEFVFKQLPEKIYFKEI
- a CDS encoding response regulator, which produces MGNKKILIADDDEGIVDAVTMILEVMGYDVEFTYDGGAVIDAVKNRPDLILLDIWMSGHDGRDICKQLKNDPEFKEIPILMISASRDIRQSALDAGANDFMEKPFEMDSLLNKVDILLN
- a CDS encoding LacI family DNA-binding transcriptional regulator, which gives rise to MDSINIKKLAEALNLSTSTISRAFRDNSDISYATKALILTKAKELNYQPNHYASNLREQKSKTIAVIVPELANNYFSQAIHGIERVARENGYHILIYVTDDDYQKEVTFIRHLHNGRADGIVMSVSGEANDHNYLNKFGAKRLPLVFFDRIYEDIKTPRVITNDYNSSFLATEHLIEQGCKRIAYLVVNKSLSIGKTRMQGYIDALAKHGVPFEENLIVDCSNSYEENSVIIKDALIQLKPDGIFTSVERLAFATYYACYDLNISIPKDLKVISFSSLEIAPLLNPSLTTITQPAIEIGEQAAKLLFTILDDNADKNQSKEVVLTSTIIKRNSTSKG
- a CDS encoding SusC/RagA family TonB-linked outer membrane protein, coding for MRVFYLLKQGLLVLLVFSALMVKAQTGSVSGKVLDETGLPLPGASVIVKGTTRSTSTDGNGVFKLAGLSNGSVTLSASFIGYQTLDKTVSVSANATVSFQLVPDAQKLNEVVVIGYGTAEKKNLTGSITTVNSKDFQKGTITTPEQLIQGKVAGVNIISNSGQPGVGSTIRIRGGASLNASNDPLIVIDGVPFSGNSIGNAPSPLSLVNPNDIETFTVLKDANATAIYGSRASNGVILITTKKGASGAPVFNFSTNNSIATVAKKVDILSSGQIRDFVNANPNASYDDGKKFTSLLGGSNTDWQDEIYQNAFSTDNSLSIAGSFKGVPYRVSAGYLDQQGLLITDHFSRGTGAISISPKLFQDHLKIDLNLKGALTQSHFANAGGVGAAIQFDPTQSVNANNNFGNYFEWLRSDGTVNPNAPRNPVGLIRLNDNNGNAERSFGNARFDYSFHFLPELHANLNLGYDLSKGYGEVRVPVYAAQSISTSGSYTNSLNTETNKLSEFYLNYAHTVESIKSRFDVTAGYGYYDNSKTGFNFTSYKGTGEALVTPVFPFSTDRDKLLSYYGRFIYTLADKYILSGTLRADASSKFAEKNRWGYFPSAAFTWRISNENFLKNSTSVSDLKLRLSYGQTGNKDGIGYYDYLSKYYANSNTGQYQIGNTFYNYYTPAAYDPDLKWETTTTYNAGLDYGFMKGRLYGSIDVYYKKTSDLLSKINIPVGTNFNNELTTNVGNMDVKGVEGSLNFSAIKTENTSWDFGVNIAYNKRKVTNLTLNPDPASKVGAGDITGGTGVTLKYNAVNQIPGSFFVYKQVYNADGKPLEGVYEDLNKDGVINTSDQYFYKSPDPNITLGFNTSFSYKKWSFTTSLRANFGNYIYDNVSSNFGVRANILSPAGVINNASTDFLATNFQNNQFLSDYYIKNASFLKMDNAGISYNAGKLSKTGTASLRISANCQNVFTVTKYNGIDPELSGGIDYNLYPRPRTYTLGFNVGF
- a CDS encoding RagB/SusD family nutrient uptake outer membrane protein, translating into MKNSFKIILASGVLLLSLNSCKNENLNVLPTNDVTAATVYATPAGYKQGLVKLYAAYALTSSTGSDNSDIGGLNSGFADFLRLFWTSQELVTDEAICAWGDTGIPELDYSTPSVDNQFLRGLYSRSILQITVCNEFLRESTPEKLASRNITGADAADITRYRAEARFLRAYQYWVLLDAFGNPPFVTENDDIGKVAPKQIQRAALFTYIESELKAIEGDLANARGNEYGRADKGADWALLARLYLNAQVYTGTAKYTEAITYSSKVIAAGYSLKSNYMDLFKADNNINNTENILTINYDGVTGTNYGGTTFLINAGINADMGTASYGVPNGGWGGNRTRQNLPALFPDANGTLDKRGTFFGAKNTVDEVGVFTDGLRVTKFKNIIGTSTIPPSLNGTFSSLDFAIFRLAEQYLIYGEAVARGGSGGDANTALSYVNALRQRAYGNASGNLTPAALTVDFYLDERGRELYWEGHRRTDLVRYGKFTGGTYLWPFKGGVKAGTSIPAYRNIYPLPAADLIANPNLVQNTGY
- a CDS encoding SusE domain-containing protein, with the protein product MKSIFFKTLALCFVALSLWSCKKDETQTVSTIGAAGTLTASATTLSLVQANGAQAALTLSFPLATSSGYVVPVNSTLQFALKGTNFAAPKEVVVTAKTYAPTVTDFNTMILALGGKVGETAQIEVRLKSGAAVNDLTYSNVITLTAKPYLASAWVYVPGAYQDWIPATADSLVSLTSNGIYTGIINFPTGKLLFKVTPAKNWTSEYADNGGGKFSNQGGNFDVLTEGLKKLTFNTNDKTWKMENIKPWSVIGEATPGGWGTDTDMKYTNDGSESWKITLNLTAGEYKFREDHKWDNNLGVKDGKFQTNGDNLKIAAAGNYTITLNTKVPSYSIVKN
- a CDS encoding glycoside hydrolase family 13 protein, translating into MIKSLTSNTFSSVTSTLNAQTTILANARGFKKILIILFAIFSSINLFAQKLERVEPMFWFTGMHNPMLQLLVHGENIASSSVSLTYPGVKLVKVNKVENPNYLFLDLIIAPAAKAGKFPINFAVNGKKIFTYTYELKNRDKSAGRIQGVTNKDFIYLLMPDRFSNGDKSNDVVQGLTETALNRDSMYYRHGGDIQGVINHLDYLKDLGITTVWMTPEVENDMPHASYHGYAVTDHYKIDPRYGTNALYKKYVEVAHAKGLKVIKDIVHNHIGTQHWFYKDLPMKSWLNQWPKYTQTSYRDQTVMDIHASAADRKQMLDGWFVPSMPDLNQRNPFVQNYLTQNHIWWIEYAGIDGLRLDTYGYNDPVYMADWALKLQAEFPHLSVFGETLVTAVANQAFFTGGNTVNRGFDTHLQGITDATLKDAIYEGINGKNGWVDGINRLYATLAHDFLYKNPNTNCIFLDNHDMSRFYSMVGEDFDKYKMGMSILLTMRGIPQMYYGTEILMKNFSNPDGLIRSDFPGGWEGDKKDKFIADGRTNKETEAFNFVKILANFRKNSPALQTGKLMQFVPQDDIYVYFRYHAEPKGSVMVIVNNTEKDKTLNTDRFAERTTGITSAKNVITGENIEFKNIKVPAKTTLVLELR